A single genomic interval of Schistocerca americana isolate TAMUIC-IGC-003095 chromosome 2, iqSchAmer2.1, whole genome shotgun sequence harbors:
- the LOC124594998 gene encoding DNA excision repair protein ERCC-8-like yields MIRFLEDVRTGIVDPKSFVSVETTKRSYNLQLSRHRDVENAHTAGVNSLDVDAVQGKYLISGSADGTIHFYDLFNYSGLPHFTSKLVYKISRKNKNAHKHSIECVQWYPFDAGIFLTSGMDKQLKVWDTSCMTPADLFRFEGKVFQHHMSSVGSGTKLIAVATSINQAILVDLVSGSYTHELRGHTSAILSCRWSPREEHVLATASCDNKIILWDVRAAKSCLMVLDQHNGKGRSSKENSDTHTAHDGYVNGLCFTSDGLFLLSLGTDNKMRLWNTYNGKNERVNFGSISSETKKCVQFDVAKISNPRLVYVPSDGNIFVYEIETGVKVSTLSGHYNCVNCCVYHPHFHELYSGGNDRNVLIWTADHCQDSAYDEYLKSQNSKTDSSDRRRIIPHRNVTVDTWSSDED; encoded by the coding sequence ATGATTCGATTTCTGGAAGATGTGAGGACGGGTATTGTAGACCCtaaatcttttgtgtctgttgaaaCCACCAAGAGGTCGTACAATCTCCAACTCAGCAGGCACCGGGACGTAGAAAATGCCCATACAGCAGGTGTCAATTCCCTAGATGTCGATGCTGTACAGGGCAAGTACCTTATATCAGGATCGGCCGATGGGACAATTCATTTTTACGATTTGTTTAATTATAGTGGCTTACCACACTTCACTTCAAAGTTGGTGTACAAAATTAGCAGAAAGAACAAAAATGCCCATAAACATAGTATAGAATGTGTTCAGTGGTATCCATTCGACGCTGGAATATTTCTGACCAGTGGTATGGACAAGCAGCTCAAAGTATGGGATACCAGTTGTATGACTCCGGCGGATTTATTTCGTTTTGAAGGCAAGGTCTTTCAGCACCATATGTCGTCCGTGGGCTCCGGCACGAAGCTCATTGCAGTGGCAACGTCCATCAATCAGGCGATACTTGTTGATTTAGTTTCTGGTTCATACACCCATGAATTAAGGGGACATACAAGTGCAATACTGAGCTGCCGCTGGTCTCCAAGAGAAGAACATGTTTTAGCTACAGCGAGCTGTGATAACAAGATCATTTTATGGGATGTACGAGCAGCGAAAAGCTGTTTGATGGTATTGGATCAACATAATGGTAAAGGGCGATCAAGCAAAGAAAACTCAGATACTCATACAGCACATGATGGTTACGTCAATGGTTTGTGTTTCACATCAGATGGACTTTTTCTTTTGTCTCTGGGTACTGACAACAAAATGCGTCTGTGGAATACATATAATGGCAAAAATGAAAGAGTTAATTTTGGATCAATTTCAAGTGAAACCAAGAAGTGTGTCCAGTTTGATGTTGCCAAAATTTCAAATCCTCGACTGGTCTATGTCCCATCAGACGGCAATATTTTTGTGTATGAGATAGAAACAGGTGTGAAAGTGAGCACATTATCTGGCCATTACAATTGTGTGAACTGTtgtgtttatcatccgcatttccaTGAACTGTATAGTGGAGGTAATGATAGAAATGTTCTGATCTGGACTGCAGATCATTGTCAGGATTCAGCATATGACGAGTACCTGAAATCACAGAACAGTAAGACTGATTCTTCTGACAGGCGAAGAATAATACCTCATAGGAATGTCACTGTGGATACGTGGAGCAGTGATGAAGATTAA